A region of Silurus meridionalis isolate SWU-2019-XX chromosome 13, ASM1480568v1, whole genome shotgun sequence DNA encodes the following proteins:
- the st14a gene encoding ST14 transmembrane serine protease matriptase a, giving the protein MRELVEEQVGTRKHTSAVLLKIMDPMDAGMRYTPKSSDKDWDQAVTFLPATDSKKLEKKKHPGKIGAIFGVIFFAAVVALMTGLLVWHFHFRRDNRVKKMYAGSMNITNQDFLEAYENPNSTEFQALARQVTSQLRDIYTKIPQLSKYYVHSTVQAFSEGSVIAYYLSEFHVPVSQASAVDDTMKNMDDMMMKAGRRVSESTGELKFNRIFTSALDSRMFANPSYYKYLVHTKTNQVIDIMTPGFPNYPYPQNSFAQWQLRADPGYVLKLDFTTFNIEKNCKNDFLKVYDSLVALESRLMAEKCGAYSPNNPLGFISSGNVMLVTLITDDQGDYPGFRAQVSQVVAGRARESTCGGILTGTSGTFTSPNYPKYYPPEKRCEWTIQVPYNMFVKLVFSKFMMSVGGACVHDYVKVNDELLCGELPSSTMRTSNSNQMTVVFYSDASYVDRGFNATYTAFEPSNPCPDKFLCNNKRCVSKALRCDGWNDCGDSSDERNCECSPDMISCLNGLCKPMFWKCDGIDDCGDKTDEMNCANCNKGQFACGNGACILDKQRCDGRNDCEDKSDEADCGKSSVCQETNFQCKDGQCVTKENPECDGVQDCTDGSDENFCDVCGNQPFKTSRIVGGQDAAEGEWPWQVSLHVKNSIHVCGASIISDRWIVTAAHCVQNEGKLKLAEAGSWEVYLGLHSQKQTDKAEKRYLQRIIPHPNYNEFTFDYDIALMELDNPVTFKDTIRPICLPSSSYVFPVGKPVWITGWGATKEGGSGATVLQKAQVRIINSTVCDSLMNGQITSRMTCAGVLSGGVDACQGDSGGPLSSANSAGRMFLAGVVSWGDGCARRNKPGIYSTVPRFRAWIKENSGV; this is encoded by the exons ATGCGTGAATTGGTCGAGGAACAGGTGGGAACCAGGAAGCACACATCGGCTGTTCTGCTTAAAATCATGGATCCAATGGATGCAGGAATGCGTTACACTCCGAAGTCTTCG gACAAGGACTGGGACCAAGCAGTCACATTTCTGCCAGCAACAGATTCCAAAAAGctggagaagaagaagcatCCAGGGAAGATTGGTGCTATATTTGGTGTAATCTTCTTTGCAGCTGTTGTGGCTTTGATGACAGGACTTCTTGTATGGCATTTCCACT TCCGGAGGGACAACAGGGTGAAAAAGATGTATGCTGGCTCTATGAACATCACAAATCAAGATTTTTTGGAGGCTTATGAGAACCCCAATAGTACAGAGTTTCAAGCCCTGGCCAGACAGGTTACATCTCAG TTAAGAGATATCTACACCAAGATTCCCCAGCTGTCCAAATATTATGTTCATTCTACTGTGCAAGCCTTCAG TGAAGGCAGTGTAATAGCGTATTACCTGTCAGAGTTCCACGTTCCAGTGTCACAGGCGAGTGCTGTGGATGACACCATGAAGAACATGGATGACATGATGATGAAGGCTGGGCGGCGTGTATCGGAATCAACAGGAGAGCTGAAATTTAATAGAATATTTACATCAG CTTTAGATTCACGGATGTTTGCAAATCCTT CATATTACAAATATCTAGTTCACACCAAGACTAATCAAGTCATTGATATCATGACACCTGGGTTTCCAAACTACCCATACCCACAAAATTCTTTCGCTCAGTGGCAATTACGAGCTGACCCTGGCTATGTCCTCAAGCTGGACTTTACTACTTTTAACATTGAAAAAAACTGCAAGAACGACTTTCTAAAAGTGTATGACTCACTGGTGGCACTTGAGAGCCGACTCATGGCTGA GAAATGTGGAGCCTACTCTCCTAATAACCCTCTTGGCTTCATCTCATCTGGAAATGTGATGCTAGTGACTCTGATAACAGATGATCAGGGGGACTATCCTGGTTTCAGAGCACAAGTGTCTCAAGTGGTGGCTGGCAGAGCTAGAG AATCTACATGTGGTGGAATTCTGACCGGAACTTCTGGAACCTTTACATCACCAAACTATCCAAAATATTATCCACCAGAGAAGAGATGTGAATGGACCATTCAG GTACCATACAATATGTTTGTGAAGTTGGTCTTTTCTAAATTCATGATGTCCGTCGGCGGTGCCTGTGTACATGATTATGTCAAGGTCAATGATGAATT GCTTTGTGGTGAACTCCCTTCTTCCACCATGCGTACCAGCAACTCAAACCAAATGACTGTAGTTTTCTACTCTGATGCATCATATGTTGATCGAGGCTTTAATGCAACCTACACAGCCTTCGAGCCCAGCAACC CGTGTCCTGACAAGTTTCTGTGCAACAATAAACGCTGTGTTAGTAAAGCCCTGCGCTGTGATGGCTGGAATGACTGTGGAGACAGTAGTGATGAGAGGAACTGTG AGTGCAGTCCTGACATGATCAGCTGCCTGAATGGTTTGTGTAAACCAATGTTCTGGAAATGTGATGGAATCGATGACTGTGGAGACAAAACTGATGAAATGAATTGCG CTAACTGCAACAAAGGACAGTTTGCATGTGGAAACGGTGCCTGTATCTTAGATAAACAAAGGTGTGATGGGAGAAATGACTGTGAAGATAAGTCCGATGAAGCAGATTGTGGAAAAT CCTCTGTATGTCAGGAAACTAATTTTCAATGCAAGGACGGCCAGTGTGTCACAAAGGAGAATCCAGAGTGTGATGGAGTGCAGGATTGTACTGATGGGTCTGACGAGAACTTCTGTGAtg TATGTGGAAACCAACCTTTTAAAACCTCGCGCATTGTGGGCGGGCAGGATGCAGCGGAGGGGGAGTGGCCTTGGCAGGTCAGCCTACATGTCAAAAACTCCATACATGTGTGTGGAGCATCAATCATCAGTGATCGCTGGATAGTCACGGCAGCTCATTGCGTACAAAACGAAGGAAAACTCAA GCTCGCTGAGGCTGGATCTTGGGAGGTGTATCTGGGCCTCCACTCACAAAAGCAGACAGATAAAGCAGAAAAACGTTACCTACAGAGGATCATTCCTCACCCCAACTACAATGAATTTACCTTCGATTATGACATAGCTCTCATGGAACTGGATAATCCTGTCACTTTCAAAGACACCATCCGGCCCATCTGTTTGCCATCCTCCTCTTACGTCTTCCCTGTGGGCAAACCGGTATGGATCACCGGCTGGGGGGCCACCAAAGAAGGAG GCTCTGGAGCAACAGTCCTGCAGAAAGCTCAAGTGCGTATCATTAACAGCACAGTATGTGATTCACTGATGAATGGACAGATCACTTCTCGCATGACATGCGCTGGTGTTCTATCAGGAGGGGTTGATGCCTGTCAG ggtgACTCAGGTGGTCCTTTGTCTAGCGCTAATTCAGCCGGGCGAATGTTTCTGGCAGGTGTGGTGAGCTGGGGTGATGGATGTGCCCGTAGAAACAAACCTGGAATTTACAGCACTGTCCCCAGATTCCGTGCCTGGATTAAAGAGAATTCGGGAGTATAA